Within the Saccharomonospora amisosensis genome, the region GAATACCGGGAGGTCGTCGTCTATCGGAGCGTTGCCAATGACCACGAACGGGTGCTCGGAGAAGTCACGCAGCACCGATTCGTGGCAGAAGTCCCGGAATCGGGAGGGGACCAACTCCGCCGCGGTCGCGATCGCCGCTTTGTAGTCCTCGTACCCGAAGTACGGGTTGCCGCCGACGTCGAGGAGCAGCTTCTTGTACTGCTCCACCTCGTCAGGAGTGAACACGAAGTCGTACCGGTCTATGAGCGCACTGGACATCTGGGTTTGCTCCTTCTGTTTGGTTAGAACGACGTCCGTGGGATCGGGATCGGAAAGCAGGCGGTTGCGGCGGTTGCTTCAGGACATGCGCAACGGCCGGTGTTCGGCGAGCACCTTCAGGTCGGCGAGCAGGCTTGTGTAGTCGGGGTTCCACACCACCGCGGCCGCCGCGAAGTCGCGCACGTCCGTGGAGCGGTGGATGTGCTCGCCCTCGCGGACGTTGGGAATCCACACCATCGAGGAGTCGATGTTCGGCGCGGCCAGGTCCGCCACGACGCCGGTGTGTTTGGGGTAGTAGATCCAGCCGGCGTACGGGCCCGGCGCGTCGGCGGGTGGCGAGATGCTCTCGCCGCGTTGCAGGCGGAAGTGTGCCTGTTCGATGTCCACGCCCCACCGGATGCGGCCGGTCTGCGGTATCAGCGCGGCAGGTGCGCGTGCCGCGATCTCGAGGAACACCAACTCGCCGTCGTCACGGGCGAACACCTCGTGGTGCAGCGCGCCGCTGGCGGGCTTTTCCGGGAAGGCGTCGATGACCTGGCGGTTGAACTCGACGAGCCTTGCGTAGATCGGCTCGTCTTCGTCGAGGGTGTAGGAGCCGCAAACCCGCCCGTCGGCGTAGTCCGCCATCGGGTACAGGTAGCGGTTGCAGCGCACGTAACGCACTTCCCCTGCTTCCAGGAGCGTGTCGACGTGGTAGAGCGTCCCGCTGACGAACTCGTCGATCTCGTAGCGGGTTGTGTTTCCGGTGGCCGCACGGCCCGCGCACCTGTCGGCCCAGGACCGCAGGTCCGACAACGAGTCCAGCCGCTGCGCGCCGACCGAACCCGACTCGCCAGTGGGTTTGACGAACGCCGGGAACCCGACGTGCTCCGCGATCTCGGCCAGGTAGTCGGCTTCGCCAGCCGCGTAGCGCTCAGGTGCGAACACCTCGAACCGAGGAATGCGGACGTCGGCTGCCGCGAGTATGCGTTTCATCACCGCCTTGTCGGTGAAGGCGGCCACCTCGGGTGGAAGCGGTCCCGGCAATCCCAGCTCCCGCCGGGTTTCGGCCACAACCCGCAGCGCGTATTCGTCGTGGCACAGCAGTGCCACATCGCGCCGCGGGATGTCACCCACCACGCGCCGTACCGCTTCGGTCAGCGTTGCGGCGTCGAAGTCGTCGTCGATGACGACGATCTCGTCGAACGCCGCACCGCTACCCGTGCGTGCCAGGTATTCCTGCTTGCCGTTCGTACTGATGAGGACGAGACGGTGGTTGTCACGGCGCAACGTCCGAGGATCGGTGCGAAACGATGCGATTCGGTGTACCACGATGTCAAGCAATTCAGACCTCCTTCACGATGTCGAGCCGATCCGCTTCGTCGCAGACTCGGCGGGCCAGCGATGCGCTTGGCATGTCGGCGGTCGACAGCTCGACCAGCAACATCCGTTCGGGCTCCCAGCGCAGGCCGGCCCCGGCGAACGCCTTGCGCAGGTCGTCGAAACACACCTGGTGGGCGACCGCGACCAGGTGTTTGGGAAGGTCACGACCACTGGAATTGACCACCACGGAGCCCTTCACGAAGCGGGCGACTTCGAGATCGAGCCGGGCGTCCAGGGCCACGACGACGAGGTTCGCCCCGAACACGGCTTCCTCGGCAGAGCTGGTCACGGAGTGTCCGATCCCGGCCAGATCCAACTCGTCGACGACCCGTTGCGTGACCGTCTCGCCTTCCCGCCCGTTCGGGGTGGCGACGGTGAGATGGCTGATTCCGGGGACGTAACGGCACAGCATGCTGACCTGCAACTCGGCCGGAAGGCCCGCGCCCACGACCGCGGCCGTGGTTGCGCCCGAAGTCACGAACGTCCTCGCGGCGACAGTGCCAAGGCAGGCGCTGCGCAGCGCGCGCAACGTGGTTACCCCTAGCAGGTACCGGTCACCGACAACCACCGAACCGTCCGACCTGCCTGCGTCCGGGGCCGGACATGCACCCGCGGGCTCGGACGTCTCGGTGAGCTCGCCCGCGAGGAGGTCGATCGGCGAAACATGTTCGACGACTCGCCATACCTCGTCGGTGCTGAGCTTCCTCGTCACGTCCATCGAAGATCTACCTCGCAGGTCACTCGGAAAACGCGAGGTCGATCGTGGGCGCGGTCGCTATCGGAACGCTTTCCGCTCGCCATCACCGCACGGACAGCGGCTGGAAATCGCGACGATGACGCACGGAAAGCCGACTGCCGTTTGCTGGGTTCAGCGCTTCAAGTGACACGAACCCAGGAGGAATCATGCCGACACACGTCAACAGGCTCCCCGCGACAACCGATTCGCCGCTCGTCGCTGCGTTGGTGGCGGTCAGATCATGCGAGGACACCCACTGGTGACCGGCGCGTGACTCGGACGGCGACCCCTGGATCGCGCAGGCGGTCGCCGTTTCGGTCGTCGCCTCAGGTGTACTCGACGGTCCGGTTGTCGGGACGCACCTCGGACAGCAGTGTCGCGGTTCGCGCGATCCACGTCGGAGAGCCGAGTTGGCCGAACATCTGCTCAGCGCGACCGAGATGGGTAGTCGCGGCCGCCGAGTTGCCCCTGGCCAACTCCACCTCCCCGAGCGTGTAGAGCGACTTCGCCTCCACCAGTCGCTCGCCCAGCTGTGACGCCAGTTCGCAGGCATGCAGCAGGGTTCGCTCGGCCCCTTCCAACCTGCCCTCGCGGTAGCGGACCCTGCCGAGTTCGCACAGCGCGTGCGCTTCCCCGATCCCGTCGCCGGAGGCCCGCACGATGCGCAGCACCCGATGCAACTCCTGGCGGGCCGCTTCCAGTTCGCCCAGCTGTAGGTGCAGTGCCGCGAAGCTGAACAGGACCTGCGCCTCCACCCGCACACACCGCCTTCGGCGTGCGATGTCGAGCGCCTGATCGAGGAGTTCACGGGCATGGTCGTGCTCGCCGACCTCGATCCAGTGGCCCGCTTGGCTTCGCATGACGTGCGCGACGCCGACCTCGTCCCCGACCTGGTTCAGCAGCCGCAGCGCCTCGTCGTACTTCGCCATCATCGCGGTGTCGTCACCGACCAGCCGATCGACGTATGCGGCGTTTCGCAGCACCAGCGCGATGCCGTGGTCGTGCCGCTGCGCCTCGAATATCGTCCTGGCGTCCCGAAAGCACTGTTGGGCGTCGCCGAGTTGCCCCTTGAACATGTGCATCGTGCCCATCGAGTACAGCGAGGCGGCCACACCCGTCCGGTTGCCTGCCCGCTCGGCGGCCTGGAGCGCGGCCGCAACCACCTCACGCCAGTCGTCGAAGTAGCCCTTCGTCTCGAACAGCACCACGCAGGTCAGCGCTAGGTCCCAGGCCAGTTCGGCGAGACCTTCGCGAGCCGCCTGCCGTACCGCCGCCACGAGTGCCGGTCGCTCGGTGTCCAGCCAGTGCATCGGGTCCGTGATCGAGGTGACCTCGAGGTCGTCGTGCGCAGGCCACCTCGTTCCGCTGCCGTGGATGGTCGTGTAGTCGCCGCCGTACAGTTCGCGGTGCGCGGTTTCCGCGAGTTTGAGCCAGCCGCCGGTGGCGCGTTCCAGCGCCGCCAGCCGTTCGGCGGGTTCTTCGGTGTCGTGTAGTACCTCGCCTGCGTAAACCCGAACGAGTTCGTGGAGCCGATAGCGGGTTCCGCGCGCGTCGCGGTACTCGATGACGTCCAGCACCTGCGCGTCGACCAGGTTCTCCAGCAGTCGCTCCGCCACCGTGGGGCGCACGTCGAGCAGCGCCGCGGCGATCCACGTCGGCAGGTCGGGCGTGTCGACGAGCGCGAGCAGGCGGAACAACCGTTTGGTCTGCTCGTCGAGGCTGCCGTAGGTCAGCGCGATATTCGACCGCACCTCCGCACCCCGGTGTTCCAGTTCGTCCAGTCGGCCGCGCTCGTCACGCAGTCTGGAAACCAGCCGAGCGATCGGCCAGTTCTCGCGGGACGCCAGCCGCCCACCCGCGATCCGAATGGCGAGGGGTAGGCCGTCACAGGCACTGGCCAACTCGGCGGCGGCGTCGCTGTCCTCGTGCACGCGCCGGGTGCCGATGATGCCCGCGAGCATTTCGACCGACTCGCTGGGATCGAGCGGTCCGAGTGGCACGTGCCGAGCGCCGTGCAACCCGCTCAGCATGCTTCGGCTGGTGACGATGACCGCGCACGTCGAACTGCCCGGGATGAGCGGTTTGAGCTGTTCCTCGGAAACCGCGTCGTCAAGGACGATGAGCACTCGGCGCTGTGCGAGAAAACTGCAGTAGAGATCGCGCCGGACCTGCGGGTCGTCAGGAAGCTCCCGGCCGTAGCCGCCCAGCGCGAAAAGAAAGTGTGACAGCGGTGACGGGTCACACCGAGGGGAGCGCATTCCTTGCAGGTCCGCGTAAAGCACCCCGTCAGGGAACTGATCGCTCAGTTCGTGCGCGACGCGCACCGCCAGACTCGACTTGCCGACACCGCCTCGGCCGTAGAGGGCGACGACAGGAACGGCGTTGCGCGCCTCAGTTCCCGCCGACGAGGTCAGGAAACCCACTATTCGTGCTGTCTCGCGGTGACGCCCCGTGAAGTCCGCGACACCACTGGGCAGCTGCTGCGGTACGGGCCAGCTCCGGCGACCGCCGTGGCCGGAGGTGTGGTTCAGCTGCGTCCTCGGCTGCGCGGACCAGGAACCCGCCGACTGCTCACCCAGCAGCACGGGATCACGGTTCAGAATCGCCGTCTCCAGTGACTGGAGTTCCGCGCACGGCTCCACACCGACGTCGCGGATCAGCACGGCTCGGGCGTCTCGATATGCCTCCAGGGCCTCGACCTGGCGGCCCGACCGGTACAGCGCGAGCATGAGGAAGCCGTACAGCCGTTCCCTGCTCGGGTGCTGGCCGATCAGCGTGTGGAGCTCGGCCACCAGCTCCGCATGGCGGCCCAGTTCGAGATCGAGCTGGATGCGCTCCTCGATCGCGCTCATCCGCTGCTCGTCGAGGCCGGTCGCGCCGCGCCGGACGACGTCGCTTTCCATGCCGCACAATGCGGGGCCGCGCCACAGGGAGAGCGCCGCGCGCAGGGCCGAAGCGCCGCTCTCCCGCTCACCCCGCGCGATAGTGGCGCGTGCCGTCTCAAGTTGAGCCAGGAAGGTGAGGCTGTCCACCTCTGCCACACCGAACTCGAGGCAGTAGCCGGCAGCGTGGGTCCGGATTGTGCCGACATGCCCGCTGCTGTCGAGCAGCTTCCGCAACCGGGAAACGCAGATCTGGATCTGGCTACGTGACGTAGCCGGTGGGTCGAGACTCCACACCGCCTCGATGAGTTGGTCGATGGAGGTCACCCTGTTGACGTTGAGGCCGAGGACGGCGAGAACGATTTGCTGTCGCGGACCGCCCAATCGAACCGGTTGGCCACCCTTGTCGGTCAATTCCATCGCGCCGAGAAGTCGTAGCACCCGGCCCCCTTTTGGCGCAAATTCCGGACCAGATTATCGCCGACGAGAATTTTTGCAGGAGAGTCGAACACAGTCCACGCACAATAACACCTGCTGTTGTGATGTATATCACATAGTAGACTGTTCGGCCGATAGCCACCCTCCGGCTCGCCGATGCCCGCCGAGCCAAGAAGACGCAGGAGCACGGCAAGGTCGGACGTCCCTGCCCCGCCCGAGCAGACGGAAGCAACGCAGGCGACGCCGGATGTTCACTCCAATGAAGCGTCTGCCGTGCCCGCCACGCCGATATCGTCCGGCACAGCCCTTTCGGCAACACAAACCATCGCCGCCGAGTGGGCAAATAATCACTCGGGAAAATCAATTATCTGAGCGCGCCCCATGGAGATTGAGATTGTCGCGGGGCACGACAATCCTCGATGATCCGGTTACCAGTGATCCAGTCCCGTGGCACCGGCCCTCACGGCAGCGACGGCGGGGCAGGCCGAGGCGTCGCCGAAGTTCATTCGGGCGGGGTGTCGTGTTCGGCGGCCTTCGTTCGACGCACTGGTGACAGCAACCGCGAGCAAGCAAGGAGCAACCCATGCGCACCCTGATCACCACCGCGTTCGTCTCGCTCGACGGCGTCATCGAGGGGCCCGGCGGCGAACCTGGCTACCGCAACTCAGGCTGGACCTTCAACGACATCGAGTTCGACGAGGCGGCCTACGGGCTGAAGGGTCGCGAGCAGAACGAGGCCACGGCCATGCTGCTGGGGCGAGTCAGCTACGAGGCGTTCTCCCCGGTGTGGCCCAACATGACCGAGGAGTTCCCCGGCTACAACGCGATGCCGAAGTACGTGGTTTCCACCACGCTGGGCGAGCAGGACCTGGTGTCCAACTGGGGCGAGATCAGCATCCTGCGTTCGCTGGACGACGTCGCCGCGCTCAAGCGAACCGAGGGCGGGCCGATCATCGTCCACGGCAGCGCCACCTTGAACCGGAACCTGTCCGACGCCGGCCTGATCGACCGCTACCACCTGCTGGTCTTCCCTGTCCTGCTCGGTGCGGGCAAGCGGCTGTTCAGCGACGCCGACAGGGACAAGCAGAACCTCAAGCTCGTCGAGAGCGAGTCCTACGGCAACGGAATCCAGAAGCTGGTCTACGACGTCCGCTGACCGGTCCGGTGGGGCCGGCTCCGTGACTACTCGAGCTGGACTACTCGAGCTGGTCACGGGGCCGAATGGACATGGCGGGTGAGCCGTGCGATTCCAGGGAAGACCTGGTGCCCACGTACTACGGTTCATCCCCATGCTGGAAGCCATCCTGGGTGTCGCCGGGACCATTGTCGCGGCTGTTATCGGCGGCTTCGTGGTCATCCGCACCCGAGGGCCCCGGTTCGTGAAACCGGAACTGGTGGATGTCGCCTTCGCTCCCTCGTCGGTCGCGGACACCGCCGCGACCGACGAGGTCGAAGTACGTGGCGAAACACCCGGCCACGGCTACTGCGTCCTCGACGTCAAGCTCAGGAATCCCGGCGAACAACCCGTCTTCGTCGTTCGCGCCGCCCTCGAGATTCTGAATGCGCGCGTGGTCCCGCGGTGGAAGGTGCCCGACATCGCCCACTACATCACGGCGACGGAGATGGTCTCCGCGAACTATGACGTGCGCCTGCCAATTCCCGGACGGCAGTTCAACCCCTCGGTAAGACACGACCTGTCCCAGGTCGTCCCGCCCACCGGGGTCGATCGTTTCCAGATCCGGCTCGGCCTCGCAGGCTACGAGAAGCGATACCGAGAGGCAGGGGTGCACTTCAATGTGCTCTACCGCTTGGTGCTTCGCCTCAGCTACGGCGGAGGCCATGCAGATCTCGTCTCACGGCCGATTGTCGTCGGCGTTCCCCTACCGCCGCACGTCGCTTCCGCCGAAGAGGTGCGGGCGCGGTTGACCAGGTACGCCGAACAGATCGCCGAGTTCAACCGCCTGCCGTACCTCCAGAAACTGGACAGAGTGCCGACCAAATGGGGCGACAACTACCAAGCCTGGGCGCCACGAGAATCACTGGCGATGTATTTCGAGCGCGAGGAATACCGGCTGCGCAGCCTCATCGAGTTCGGGCAACTGCCCGGGGTCCGCGACCCAGCGCTGGAACACGCGCTCGAAACCGCGAGCACGCTGCTGCAGGAACTACCTCGGCTGCGCGCTGAGTTCCTGCCACGATTCGGCAGGGAAACCCGGTAGCACGAAGCGTGCGCACTGCGACCACTGCGGCAGGTCGCCCCGTAGCGGACACAGCCACTACATCCCGCATCCGCTACGCATGCAGCGGAGTCCCGAAAACCCCGACAACCGCATTCGACGCCTCGATAGCGTACGTCCGCTGCGCGAGAGCACGTCCGGCAGATCGGCCACGAGCTGAGCGCCTCGGTGAGGTCCCGACCAGTTACTACCCGTTCGTGTATCCGCCAGCAGGGCGGGTACGCCATTGAGATGACTCAGTTTCACGGCGTTGGGTGGGCGTCCTCAGAGCACCACAACTTGCGCGTGCGCGGGCCAACGATACGAGAATCTCGAAGAGGAGCAGGACTGTGACTCACAGTGAGCACGAGGCCGAGCACTCGGCACAACACTTCCCAAGTGACCCATCACCTCCCCAGGACAAATTCGATCACGCCGATCTTATTCAAAGCGCCGTCCGGATCGATCGAGCAATCAAGCAACGACGGGACACCGACGTTCAACTGGTCAACTGGTGGTTGTACTTTCTATTACTCTCCTGGATTACCCTCGGTATTTACTCGATCTACCTGTTCTTTGTGCGAATATCCAGGATCGACAATTTCAGCCAGCGCAAACATGCCTACTACAGCGCGCTGCTCGAATGGACCGGAAGGGAAGCCGCCGCAAGAAACAGGCAGGACATTGCGCGCCAGGAGTTGGCCGACCTGGGCCAACACGTTTCACTCGCGTACCAGCGCGAGCTCCGCCCGATCAAGGCCGGCCTCTCGTTCGTACTGACGCTTCTGACCGTCGGAATCTACTACTTCTTCGTGCTCTACCGACTGAACCGGTACTGGTGGGATGCCCAGCTGGTGGAACAAGACTTCGACGACAAGCTCAGTCAAGTCTGGACGAAGCTCGGAATAATAAATTATCCGCTGAATTTCGAAGTCGACCAACACAAGCGACGGAGTTACCCTCTCTATCTTATCCTCTCACTATTGACTGGCGGCATATGGGGAGCCGTATGGGACTACCAGATTCACACGGACCCGGACAACCTTTTCAACGAGTACCATCAGGTGGAAGACAGCGTGCTGCAGACCGTTCGATCGCATTGAGCCGAGTTGTTGGCGGCCTGCACCCGTCCAAACGGACCGTGCAGTGAGACCTTCACCAGTTGGCTTCGTACCGGGACTCAGCCGGACCACACAAGATCGGCCCCGTGACCTGTTTGCACTGGTCACGGGGCCGATTTGCCAGGTGTGGCGGGTGAGGGATTCGAACCCCCGAAGGCAGAGCCGTCTGATTTACAGAGTGCCGCGCGGAAGTCGCCTGACCTGCGAGGATTTGCCCCCCACATCAACTCTCGGGGTGCATTCGGGGTGAGTCCAGTGGCCAACACGTAGTCGGCAGCAAGAACACGCCTTCAAGCCGTATGCCGTTGACCGGCAACACGACGGCCGAGTCTGACGATCCTCGATACGCTCGGCTGCGGTGGTGTGAAGTCGCTGCCTGAGATGGTCGTGACCTCGTTGACGTCGAACGTCCCCCGCAGACGATCGAAGTCCGTGCGCTGCCCGGCTGCGAGCACTGCGGTACGGAAGGGCAACTCCGGGAGCACGTCGACCAGTTCTTCTGTGACGACGTTGGGCAGGTTGCCGATCAGCACGTCATACGGCAGTTCCCGTACCAACCGCAGGGCGTCGCCCTGGATAACCGTTGCATGGGGAACCTCGCGGCGAAGTGTCTCGATCAACCGCGGGTCAAGCTCGACCACGGTCAGGCTCTTGCAGGGCGGCATGTTGCGAGCGACCGTTCCGGCCCCGGCACCGACTTCGAGCACCGCGTCGTCGGGCCGGATTCCTGCCGCTTCGTAGAGCAGCGTCAACTTCTCCGGCGAGACAAGGAAGTACTGTTCGAACATCGGGTCCGCGAGCACGCTCAGTTCGTCGTTGTTCACCATGCCTCCGTCAGGTCCGCATCGTCCAACGCTATCCCGAGCTGCGCGATTCCGCTCTCGATGTTCGCTGGTACCTTCTGGTATGCCGCGACCTTGGCGATAGCCTCACGCAACAAAACCTTCGTTCGGGTCGATTCAACCTCGGGAATTAGCGGCAGTAGCGATTTGATGGTCGCCTCGGCATCTGCCCATGTTCCGAGGTCCACTTGCGCTTGAAGTAGGTAAGCCCGGTGCAGGTACTGGCTTCGGGTTTCGGTTGGTGCGGTGGCTTCTACGGAGCGTTCGAACTCGGCTATCGCAGTGCTGTCCCGCTGTAAGGATTGGGTGGCCATTGCCTTATGCCAGGCCAGTTCACGATCGTCAATCCACCATGCCCATTCCGGATCATCGTCGCGCACACCTTCGAGATACAGAGATTCGATCTCGTTGAACAGCGGGATCGCGGACTCGTCTCCTCCCTGTGCGAGTGCCCTTGCCTTCCTGGTCAAGAACAGGGCGCGGATACGGGGGGACAGTTCGTAGCCGCCTTCGAGCACGGACCTGGCGATTTGCAGGGCTTCGTGGGGACGGCCCAGCGCCCCCGCGTGCATGCTCGCATTCTGAAGGGTGAGTAGCTCGATGTTCCGGTCACCGGCGAGGCGGGTGTAGTAGAGCGATTCCTGATTCATTCGGCGAACCAGGTCGTGCTTTTCGGCATCGTATGCCAGCCAACCGGCCAACTCGGCTACCTCGCCAGTTAGTGCGTTGAGGTCTTGCTCAAGCGCCGGCTCGTATGCTCCCGTCCCGAGCAAGTTCTGCAGCGACTTGAAGAACCGCACCGACATCCGCACGATGTCGGCGGCACCGAAACGGTTGTCCAGCGCGACCAGGTGTTTGAGGTATGCGCGCGCCGACTCAAGATATGCGGTGTCGCCGTACTCGACGGCTGCGGGCGGAGCGGTCGGCACGATCAATGGTGATGGCGTCGGCTCCTCGACCAGCCCGAGTGCTTGCGGCGACATCTCGAAGACGTCGCACAGTTCCTCCTGCCACTCGGTAGCTTTCTTCTTTCCCTGCTCCCACCATCGGTACTGGCGAAGC harbors:
- a CDS encoding ATP-grasp domain-containing protein yields the protein MLDIVVHRIASFRTDPRTLRRDNHRLVLISTNGKQEYLARTGSGAAFDEIVVIDDDFDAATLTEAVRRVVGDIPRRDVALLCHDEYALRVVAETRRELGLPGPLPPEVAAFTDKAVMKRILAAADVRIPRFEVFAPERYAAGEADYLAEIAEHVGFPAFVKPTGESGSVGAQRLDSLSDLRSWADRCAGRAATGNTTRYEIDEFVSGTLYHVDTLLEAGEVRYVRCNRYLYPMADYADGRVCGSYTLDEDEPIYARLVEFNRQVIDAFPEKPASGALHHEVFARDDGELVFLEIAARAPAALIPQTGRIRWGVDIEQAHFRLQRGESISPPADAPGPYAGWIYYPKHTGVVADLAAPNIDSSMVWIPNVREGEHIHRSTDVRDFAAAAVVWNPDYTSLLADLKVLAEHRPLRMS
- a CDS encoding AfsR/SARP family transcriptional regulator; amino-acid sequence: MELTDKGGQPVRLGGPRQQIVLAVLGLNVNRVTSIDQLIEAVWSLDPPATSRSQIQICVSRLRKLLDSSGHVGTIRTHAAGYCLEFGVAEVDSLTFLAQLETARATIARGERESGASALRAALSLWRGPALCGMESDVVRRGATGLDEQRMSAIEERIQLDLELGRHAELVAELHTLIGQHPSRERLYGFLMLALYRSGRQVEALEAYRDARAVLIRDVGVEPCAELQSLETAILNRDPVLLGEQSAGSWSAQPRTQLNHTSGHGGRRSWPVPQQLPSGVADFTGRHRETARIVGFLTSSAGTEARNAVPVVALYGRGGVGKSSLAVRVAHELSDQFPDGVLYADLQGMRSPRCDPSPLSHFLFALGGYGRELPDDPQVRRDLYCSFLAQRRVLIVLDDAVSEEQLKPLIPGSSTCAVIVTSRSMLSGLHGARHVPLGPLDPSESVEMLAGIIGTRRVHEDSDAAAELASACDGLPLAIRIAGGRLASRENWPIARLVSRLRDERGRLDELEHRGAEVRSNIALTYGSLDEQTKRLFRLLALVDTPDLPTWIAAALLDVRPTVAERLLENLVDAQVLDVIEYRDARGTRYRLHELVRVYAGEVLHDTEEPAERLAALERATGGWLKLAETAHRELYGGDYTTIHGSGTRWPAHDDLEVTSITDPMHWLDTERPALVAAVRQAAREGLAELAWDLALTCVVLFETKGYFDDWREVVAAALQAAERAGNRTGVAASLYSMGTMHMFKGQLGDAQQCFRDARTIFEAQRHDHGIALVLRNAAYVDRLVGDDTAMMAKYDEALRLLNQVGDEVGVAHVMRSQAGHWIEVGEHDHARELLDQALDIARRRRCVRVEAQVLFSFAALHLQLGELEAARQELHRVLRIVRASGDGIGEAHALCELGRVRYREGRLEGAERTLLHACELASQLGERLVEAKSLYTLGEVELARGNSAAATTHLGRAEQMFGQLGSPTWIARTATLLSEVRPDNRTVEYT
- a CDS encoding dihydrofolate reductase family protein, whose product is MRTLITTAFVSLDGVIEGPGGEPGYRNSGWTFNDIEFDEAAYGLKGREQNEATAMLLGRVSYEAFSPVWPNMTEEFPGYNAMPKYVVSTTLGEQDLVSNWGEISILRSLDDVAALKRTEGGPIIVHGSATLNRNLSDAGLIDRYHLLVFPVLLGAGKRLFSDADRDKQNLKLVESESYGNGIQKLVYDVR
- a CDS encoding DUF4234 domain-containing protein, which produces MTHSEHEAEHSAQHFPSDPSPPQDKFDHADLIQSAVRIDRAIKQRRDTDVQLVNWWLYFLLLSWITLGIYSIYLFFVRISRIDNFSQRKHAYYSALLEWTGREAAARNRQDIARQELADLGQHVSLAYQRELRPIKAGLSFVLTLLTVGIYYFFVLYRLNRYWWDAQLVEQDFDDKLSQVWTKLGIINYPLNFEVDQHKRRSYPLYLILSLLTGGIWGAVWDYQIHTDPDNLFNEYHQVEDSVLQTVRSH
- a CDS encoding rRNA adenine N-6-methyltransferase family protein translates to MVNNDELSVLADPMFEQYFLVSPEKLTLLYEAAGIRPDDAVLEVGAGAGTVARNMPPCKSLTVVELDPRLIETLRREVPHATVIQGDALRLVRELPYDVLIGNLPNVVTEELVDVLPELPFRTAVLAAGQRTDFDRLRGTFDVNEVTTISGSDFTPPQPSVSRIVRLGRRVAGQRHTA
- a CDS encoding XRE family transcriptional regulator codes for the protein MGDALGDAEQTRLRRARAAKGWSQNEVCARLARARRARGQMPPKPESVLRQYRWWEQGKKKATEWQEELCDVFEMSPQALGLVEEPTPSPLIVPTAPPAAVEYGDTAYLESARAYLKHLVALDNRFGAADIVRMSVRFFKSLQNLLGTGAYEPALEQDLNALTGEVAELAGWLAYDAEKHDLVRRMNQESLYYTRLAGDRNIELLTLQNASMHAGALGRPHEALQIARSVLEGGYELSPRIRALFLTRKARALAQGGDESAIPLFNEIESLYLEGVRDDDPEWAWWIDDRELAWHKAMATQSLQRDSTAIAEFERSVEATAPTETRSQYLHRAYLLQAQVDLGTWADAEATIKSLLPLIPEVESTRTKVLLREAIAKVAAYQKVPANIESGIAQLGIALDDADLTEAW